One genomic segment of Arachis duranensis cultivar V14167 chromosome 4, aradu.V14167.gnm2.J7QH, whole genome shotgun sequence includes these proteins:
- the LOC107484822 gene encoding uncharacterized protein LOC107484822, translating into MNVIRQRLMHTLRRDGPTETLKRKALELEKKRKTRKPKCKEQFIVEVPENLSYLDTATMPMVVAAVGIVVLAKLLMMYDESRAQELLERKIKHAPAGQGSVRMLSREEWDKVRELRPRTPFESKLARPNARIRTGEPLRLEDLKDWTIDVFMDGVTRAEDCGKRGSL; encoded by the exons ATGAACGTGATTAGGCAGAGATTGATGCACACGCTTCGGCGCGATGGCCCAACAGAAACACTGAAGAGGAAGGCATTGGAattggagaagaagaggaagacgagGAAGCCCAAGTGCAAGGAACAGTTCATCGTCGAAGTCCCCGAAAACTTGTCGTACCTCGACACCGCCACCATGCCCATGGTTGTCGCCGCCGTCGGCATCGTAGTCCTTGCCAAGCTCCTCATGATG TATGATGAATCAAGGGCCCAGGAGTTGCTGGAGAGGAAGATCAAGCATGCTCCAGCTGGTCAGGGAAGTGTGAGAATGCTGAGCCGCGAGGAGTGGGACAAGGTTCGAGAACTCCGGCCTAGGACCCCGTTTGAGTCCAAGCTTGCCCGCCCTAATGCCAGAATCAGAACCGGAGAACCCTTGCGTCTT GAGGACTTGAAGGATTGGACCATTGATGTTTTCATGGATGGTGTTACCAGAGCTGAAGATTGCGGGAAACGCGGTTCTTTATAA
- the LOC107484810 gene encoding uncharacterized protein LOC107484810 has translation MDEYPLSGLESHPRRFKAHWFKSFSWLEYSPEVDAAFCLPCYLFSRKSSPFTSGGFRNWKKVNNGKDCAFLSHVGKSLNSPHNIAVKSCKDLLNQLCHIDKVLAKQSSQQVLSNRLRLKASIDTVRWLTFQACAFRRHDESHESQNRGNFLEILKLLASYNKEVDAIVLDNAPQNAIYTLPSIQKEILHVFARKVQNEIRNEIGNAKFCLIVDEVRDESRREKMALVVRFVDKHGFVKERLIDVVHVKDTTSATLKQEICSALSHHNLNIQNVRGQGYDGASNMRGEWKGLQALIIQECPYAYYVHCFAHQLQLALVAAAKEVIDVHAFFQSLSNIIIVVCSSCKRNDELRYAYATEISHLVATNQIETGRRANQIGTLKRLGDTRWSSHFNSICSLLHMFGATTSVLEDLATNGSTYSQRGDATYALKSLLSFDFVFILHMMKKIMGITDKLCQALQQKSQDILNAMHLVSSTKSLIQQLRDSSWGALLEKVSSFCNDHAIQIPDMGASFSDIIRSRSKKDVVTVEHHYRVDILLA, from the coding sequence ATGGATGAGTACCCTCTTTCTGGTCTAGAAAGTCATCCTCGTCGTTTCAAAGCTCATTGGTTTAAGAGTTTTTCTTGGCTAGAATATTCGCCAGAAGTGGATGCTGCATTTTGTCTTCCATGCTATTTATTTTCTAGAAAATCAAGTCCATTCACATCAGGAGGATTTCGCAATTGGAAAAAAGTGAATAATGGAAAGGATTGTGCATTTTTATCTCATGTGGGTAAATCTCTTAATTCTCCTCATAATATTGCTGTTAAGTCTTGTAAAGATTTGCTTAATCAATTATGTCACATTGACAAAGTATTGGCTAAGCAAAGCTCACAACAAGTTTTAAGCAATAGATTGCGTCTTAAAGCCTCTATTGATACTGTCAGATGGTTAACGTTTCAAGCTTGTGCTTTTAGGAGACATGACGAGAGTCATGAGTCTCAGAATCGAGGAAATTTTcttgaaatattaaaattattagctTCTTACAATAAAGAAGTGGATGCAATTGTTTTGGATAATGCTCCTCAAAATGCAATATACACATTACCTTCTATTCAAAAGGAAATTCTACATGTTTTTGCTAGAAAGGTGCAAAATGAAATTCGCAATGAGATTGGTAATgcaaaattttgtttgattgtTGATGAAGTTAGAGATGAATCTAGAAGAGAAAAAATGGCACTTGTTGTTAGATTTGTTGATAAGCATGGATTTGTCAAAGAAAGGCTAATAGATGTTGTTCATGTCAAAGATACTACTTCTGCTACTCTAAAACAAGAGATTTGTTCTGCATTATCTCATCACAATCTCAACATTCAAAATGTTCGAGGTCAAGGGTATGACGGAGCTAGTAATATGCGTGGAGAGTGGAAAGGGTTACAAGCTTTAATTATTCAAGAATGTCCTTATGCATATTATGTTCATTGCTTTGCTCATCAATTACAGCTAGCTCTTGTTGCCGCGGCTAAAGAAGTTATTGATGTTCATGCTTTTTTCCAAAGTTTGAGTAATATTATCATTGTTGTGTGCTCTTCTTGCAAACGCAATGATGAATTACGATATGCTTATGCAACTGAAATTTCCCATTTAGTTGCAACTAATCAAATTGAAACAGGAAGGAGAGCAAATCAAATTGGCACATTAAAAAGATTAGGAGATACTAGGTGGAGCTCTCACTTCAACTCAATTTGTAGCCTTTTACATATGTTTGGAGCAACAACTTCAGTTCTGGAAGATTTGGCTACTAATGGATCTACATATTCTCAACGTGGTGATGCTACTTATGCTCTTAAAtctttattatcatttgattttgttttcattttgcaTATGATGAAAAAAATCATGGGAATCACTGATAAACTTTGTCAAGCATTGCAACAAAAATCTCAAGACATTTTGAATGCTATGCATTTGGTTTCTAGTACAAAGTCATTGATTCAACAGTTAAGAGATAGTAGTTGGGGAGCACTTTTGGAGAAAGTTAGTTCTTTCTGCAATGATCATGCTATTCAGATACCTGATATGGGTGCTTCTTTTAGTGACATAATTCGGTCTCGTAGTAAAAAGGATGTTGTCACTGTTGAACACCACTATCGTGTTGACATTTTACTAGCGTGA
- the LOC107484811 gene encoding uncharacterized protein LOC107484811, producing MNFVLLADELYKKGIDGSLMRCLSREDQSIALGEVHNGICGAHQAGKQMKWVLCRIHVYWPSMIKDCIDYVKGCQECQKHGSIQQIPAAELHSIIKPWPFRGWALDLIGLIHPPSSKQHNFILVAIDYFTKWVEAIPLIEATGQVETANKILIGLIKKHIGNRPQTWHETLSQVLWAYRNSPRGSTGTSPYKLVYGHDAVLPLEINLNTLRVSKQNNLPVDDYWNAVFDELNDLDSE from the exons atgaattttgttttattggctGATGAGTTATATAAAAAAGGGATTGATGGAAGTTTGATGAGATGTTTGAGTCGAGAAGATCAGAGTATTGCTTTGGGTGAAGTTCATAATGGAATTTGTGGTGCTCATCAGGCAGGGAAGCAAATGAAATGGGTGTTATGTCGTATTCATGTATACTGGCCATCTATGATAAAAGATTGTATTGATTATGTAAAGGGATGTCAAGAATGTCAGAAACATGGCTCGATACAACAAATTCCAGCAGCTGAATTACATTCGATAATAAAGCCATGGCCATTTAGAGGTTGGGCTTTGGATCTAATTGGGTTGATTCACCCTCCTTCATCGAAACAacacaattttattttggtggctattgattatttcacaaaatgggtTGAGGCTATTCCGTTAATAGAA GCTACTGGGCAAGTAGAGACCGCGAATAAGATATTGATAGGCTTAATTAAAAAGCATATCGGGAATAGGCCTCAAACATGGCATGAAACTTTAAGTCAAGTATTATGGGCTTATCGAAATTCACCAAGGGGTTCGACAGGAACTTCACCTTATAAATTGGTGTATGGCCATGATGCAGTGCTACcattagaaattaatttgaatacttTAAGGGTATCAAAACAGAATAACTTGCCAGTCGATGATTATTGGAATGCAGTGTTTGATGAATTAAATGATTTAGATTCGGAGTGA